TCAGGGTGATTGTTATTAAACATTTCCAGTCCATCTTTACCGGTTTTGGCTAAAAAAAGCTTATATCCCTGGGCGTCCAGACTTATTTCCAGAAATCTTCTGATAGATTTTTCATCGTCAATTATGAGTATTTTTGCACCCCGGTTCATGGGTTTTCCTCAGCAGGTAATTTCGGTTGGAGTGTCAGGGGTAAGGCAATTTGTATTTCTAACCCTCCCTTAATTCGGTTCATAGCTTTTATGGAACCTCCGTGGGCTTCTATTACGCTTTTGGCTATTGTTAAGCCGAGCCCAGTACCGCCGGTCGGAGAGCCGGGTACCCTGTAAAATTTATCGAAAATAGCGGATAGAAGTTCCGGGGGCACACCCGGGCCGTTATCGGCTATGGTAATTGTCAGTTGTCTTTCGTCATTACTGACATTTATGCTGATTATGGATTTTTGGGGAGTATAGATTGCAGCATTTAATAAAATATTTTTTATGGCGGTTTCCATTAACCCATAATCAATTTGTATAAACGGTAACTTGTCTTTAATATCCAGTTTAAGTTTATGCTCCGCCAGTTGTTTGCTCAAATTTCCGATACAAGTTGAAAGCACTTCTCCGATATCATTCCATTCCTTTTTTAAAGTCAAAACTCCGGAAGATAACCTGGACATATCCAGAATGTTGGTTATTTCGTAATTCAACCGTTCTACAGCTTCCCCCAATTCTTCCAGTAATTGTGAACGGATTTTTTTGTTATTATGCATTTGTTCATTTTGGAGAGCCGATGCCAGGCCGACAATAGCGGTCATAGGTGTTTTTAATTCATGGGAGATACTATTAAATATGGTTTGATAAAGCCTTTCCGATTCTTCCAGTTTCTGGGCGTCACGCGACCTTTCCTGAAAAAGTTTTTTTTCCAGATAAATTGCCAGTTGTTTTGAAATTACCTGCAGAAGAGTTTTTTCATCCGGTGTTAAGGGTTTGGATTGCTTCGGCTCAAAAGATAAAACTCCGGTCATCATTGAGGAGCCGTTCAGGGGGACATAAAAAGCGCTGGAAAGCGACAATGTATCTGTAGACCAGCCAGCGGGTTGATTGTTTTCGAACACCCAGTTCACCACAGCCAGTTGTTTTTTATCAAACACGGCAGGATCGATGGTTTGCAGGTCCTTGGAATTAATTTTATCAATGTAAAAAATTAATATTTTGCCATTAAAAATTGTTTGAACTTGTTCGGTAAAATCTTTAATACATTCAGTTCTCTCTTTAGCTTGGGCAATAATTTTAACAATGTTGAACATGGTTTCGGTCCGGGTTTCCCTGATACGCAGCAAACGTTCACGTTCTCTGATCCGATGTGCCAACAGTCCGGTGATAATTGCGGTAAAGCCATAGGCTAAACACATTATCAAATCCGCTGCTTCCCGGATGAAGAAAGTTCCGACAGGGGGAATAAAAAAATAATTCCAAAGCAAAGCACTGAGCAAGGCTGAGAAAATAAGCGGCCCGAACCTCGCGAACATACTGATAATAGTTATAGCCAATAAATATATAAAACCGATCGACTTATATCCCAGATAAGGTACCAATAGAAAATTGATCAGAGTTACGATCAGAAGTATCCATATTGTTTGCCAATAATTTCCTTTTAGAGTGATCTTGACATTCATGGTTGGTTTAAATTTCGTCTGTTCAGGCAAAGAGTCTTCTCTTAATACATGCACGTCAATGTTAATTTCTTTTACCATGCGGTCCAATAACGTGCCGCTTTGGATTATTTTTTGGATAAAATTCGGACGAGGTCGACCAACAATGATTTGGGTTATCAGACGCGACTCAACAATACGTTTTATAGCCGCGATGATATCAGTATCAACAGTTGAAATAACTTCAGCGCCAAGTTGTCTGGCAAGTTCCAGGTTTTCTGCCAAACGCCTGTTGTCTTCATCGGATAATACAGCACTGTTTTGCACATTAAGAGCTATCCATGTGGAATTGGTGGCAAACGCGATACGTCTGGTCGCTCTTATTAATCTTTTAGAATGAGGGCTATGGCTTACAGCTACCATAAACCGCTCATTTGTTCTCAAAAATTTTGTATTCCCGCTCAAGCTGGTCAGGTAGTCCAGATCCTTATGGACAATCTCGCTGGTAAAACGAAGCGCAAGCTCACGTAATGCTGTTAACTGGTCGGTTTTAAAAAAATTGTCCAGCGCGGTTATAGCCCTGTCCTCAAGATATACTTTACCTTCTTTTATGCGCAACTGTAGGACATCCGGAGGTAAATCTATCAATTCAATCTGGTCCGCTCGTTCCAGTATGGAATCAGGGACCAGCTCACGGACCGTAATGCCGGTTATCAGCTCCACATCTTCTTTGCGGCTTTCCACATGTTGAATATTTAAAGTTGTATAGACATTAATTCCCTGATTTAAAAGTTCCTCTACATCTTGCCAACGCTTGGCGTGCCTCATACCCGGGATGTTAGTATGAGCGAGTTCATCCACCAGGACCACCTGCGGTTTGCGTTTCAAAACTGCTTCTATGTCCAGCTCTTCAAAAACTTTATTTTTGTATTCCACTTTTAATCTGGGGATTTTTGGGATTTTTTGGG
The DNA window shown above is from Candidatus Margulisiibacteriota bacterium and carries:
- a CDS encoding sensor histidine kinase KdpD, yielding MSYKDNRPDPDALLKAVKHSENTSSSGHLRIFLGMCAGVGKTYAMLEAADVLLKEKVDVIIGLVETHGRKETESLAQKIPKIPRLKVEYKNKVFEELDIEAVLKRKPQVVLVDELAHTNIPGMRHAKRWQDVEELLNQGINVYTTLNIQHVESRKEDVELITGITVRELVPDSILERADQIELIDLPPDVLQLRIKEGKVYLEDRAITALDNFFKTDQLTALRELALRFTSEIVHKDLDYLTSLSGNTKFLRTNERFMVAVSHSPHSKRLIRATRRIAFATNSTWIALNVQNSAVLSDEDNRRLAENLELARQLGAEVISTVDTDIIAAIKRIVESRLITQIIVGRPRPNFIQKIIQSGTLLDRMVKEINIDVHVLREDSLPEQTKFKPTMNVKITLKGNYWQTIWILLIVTLINFLLVPYLGYKSIGFIYLLAITIISMFARFGPLIFSALLSALLWNYFFIPPVGTFFIREAADLIMCLAYGFTAIITGLLAHRIRERERLLRIRETRTETMFNIVKIIAQAKERTECIKDFTEQVQTIFNGKILIFYIDKINSKDLQTIDPAVFDKKQLAVVNWVFENNQPAGWSTDTLSLSSAFYVPLNGSSMMTGVLSFEPKQSKPLTPDEKTLLQVISKQLAIYLEKKLFQERSRDAQKLEESERLYQTIFNSISHELKTPMTAIVGLASALQNEQMHNNKKIRSQLLEELGEAVERLNYEITNILDMSRLSSGVLTLKKEWNDIGEVLSTCIGNLSKQLAEHKLKLDIKDKLPFIQIDYGLMETAIKNILLNAAIYTPQKSIISINVSNDERQLTITIADNGPGVPPELLSAIFDKFYRVPGSPTGGTGLGLTIAKSVIEAHGGSIKAMNRIKGGLEIQIALPLTLQPKLPAEENP